A single genomic interval of Electrophorus electricus isolate fEleEle1 chromosome 4, fEleEle1.pri, whole genome shotgun sequence harbors:
- the kif23 gene encoding kinesin-like protein KIF23 isoform X1 — MIRKGKTPRRPPPKKPSNNQKDPVGVYCRVRPLGAEDGECCVEVISSTTIQLHAPDGLKANRNGEFKETQYSFKKVFGIKTTQCELFEDVAKPLADDLIHGKNGLLFTYGVTGSGKTYTMTGSPGQGGLLPRSLDMIFNSIGPFQAKRFVFKPDDKNGMEVQNQVDALLERQKRESQQSVPKTPSSRQRVDPEFADMINPDEACKADDVDEDSSYSVFVSYIEIYNNYIYDLLEEAPMDLIKPKWNGAGTPLRHNTEFIPPQSKILREDQNHNMYVAGCTEVEVKSTEEAFEVFWRGQKKRRIANTQLNRESSRSHSVFIIKLAQAPLDADGDNVLQDKNQVNVSQLCLVDLAGSERTSRTRAEGSRLREAGNINQSLMTLRTCIEVLRENQMCGTNKMVPYRDSKVTHLFKNYFDGEGKVRMVVCVNPKTDDYEETMLVMRFAEMTQEVEVARPVDRPICGFAAGRRQRNQAFKEELSRRLEERGGPVDGEPPAALNQLLQSFPPLPASELSDPNDDHTIPRLIEALEKRHRIRQMVTEDYNKAANMLKSMLQDLDGNLMSKENFIQDQRGRLGEKDKMIQNQKNEIDRLEKKSKMLEYKIDILQKTTNIYEEDKRALQHELESRDHRLQREVSEKKRMEVRMHGLVTDEKLRWQKECERRVNAKELEMQNKLWVKDEKLKQLKAIVTESKTDSRPDQPQRPSREKDRVPAKRSASPSPVPTGPPVRPMHRRSHSAGAERWVDHKPSTNVELDTVMQPSVANAIKVSAPSEKALAKCDKYMLTHQEMASDGEIQTKLIKGEVFKTRGGGQSVQFTDIETLKQENPLGPSRKRTSSETGPNQEECKDGSWTDVETRCAVAVEMRAGSNLGPGYQNHGYSKRRKP, encoded by the exons ATGATAAG GAAGGGAAAGACCCCACGCCGACCTCCCCCTAAAAAACCATCGAACAATCAAAAAGATCCTGTCGGG GTTTACTGCCGTGTGCGCCCACTAGGTGCAGAAGATGGAGAATGCTGTGTTGAGGTGATAAGTAGTACTACCATCCAGTTGCATGCGCCCGATGGGCTCAAAGCCAACAGAAATGGCGAATTCAAAGAG ACTCAATATTCCTTCAAGAAAGTATTTGGAATTAAAACAACACAGTGTGAATTGTTTGAAGACGTTGCAAAACCCCTTGCCGATGACCTAATTCATGGAAAAAATG GTCTTCTCTTCACTTATGGTGTGACTGGGAGTGGGAAAACCTACACAATGACTGGTTCCCCAGGCCAAGGTGGACTTCTCCCACGCTCACTAGATATGATTTTCAACAGCATTGGACCTTTTCAGGCCAAAAGATTT GTTTTTAAACCAGATGATAAAAATGGTATGGAAGTGCAAAATCAAGTAGATGCTCTTTTGGAGCGACAGAAACGAGAGTCTCAACAATCTGTACCAAAAACTCCCTCTTCCAG GCAAAGAGTGGACCCAGAGTTTGCTGATATGATTAACCCAGATGAAGCTTGTAAGGCTGATGATGTGGATGAGGACAGCAGTTACAGCGTGTTTGTCTCCTATATTGAGATTTACAATAACTACATCTATGATCTGCTAGAAGAGGCGCCAATGGACCTCATAAAGCCAAA GTGGAATGGTGCAGGGACACCTCTGCGACACAACACTGAGTTCAT ACCACCACAATCTAAAATTTTGCGGGAAGATCAAAACCACAATATGTATGTGGCTGGATGCACTGAGGTGGAAGTCAAGTCAACTGAGGAAGCATTTGAAGTCTTTTGGCGAG GTCAGAAGAAGCGCCGGATTGCAAACACACAGCTGAATCGAGAGTCTAGCAGATCACACAGTGTCTTCATCATCAAACTCGCCCAGGCACCACTGGATGCAGACGGAGACAATGTTCTGCAG GATAAGAACCAGGTGAATGTGAGCCAGCTGTGTCTGGTGGATCTGGCTGGCAGTGAGCGCACAAGTAGAACTCGTGCAGAGGGTAGCCGCCTTCGGGAAGCAG GCAATATCAATCAGTCTCTAATGACTCTCCGCACGTGTATTGAAGTTCTGAGAGAGAATCAGATGTGTGGCACTAATAAG ATGGTCCCCTACAGAGACTCTAAAGTTACCCACCTGTTCAAAAACTATTTTGATGGAGAAGGCAAAGTCAGAATGGTGGTTTGTGTCAACCCCAAGACTGATGATTACGAAGAAACTATG CTGGTGATGCGGTTTGCTGAGATGACtcaggaggtggaggtggcTCGGCCTGTCGATCGGCCCATCTGTGGCTTCGCTGCGGGCCGCAGACAGCGGAACCAGGCCTTCAAGGAGGAGCTGTCTCGTCGGCTAGAGGAACGTGGAGGTCCAGTAGATGGAG AGCCTCCTGCAGCCCTAAACCAGCTGCTGCAGAGCTTTCCTCCATTGCCTGCCAGTGAGCTCTCTGACCCCAATGATGATCACACAATTCCTAGGCTCATAGAGGCTCTGGAAAAGAGGCATAGGATACGGCAGATGGTGACTGAGGATTACAACAAAGCTG CCAACATGCTCAAGTCTATGCTCCAAGATCTGGATGGCAACCTCATGTCCAAAGAAAACTTCATCCAAGATCAGCGAGGCCGACTGGgtgagaaagacaaaatgaTCCAGAACCAGAAGAACGAGATTGATCGGCTAGAGAAGAAATCCAAGATGCTGGAGTACAAG ATCGACATCCTGCAGAAGACTACCAACATCTATGAGGAGGACAAGAGAGCACTGCAGCATGAGCTGGAGAGCAGAGACCACAGGCTGCAGCGTGAGGTCTCTGAGAAGAAGCGCATGGAGGTGCGCATGCACGGCCTAGTTACTGACGAGAAGCTCAGGTGGcagaaggagtgt GAGAGGCGTGTAAATGCCAAGGAACTGGAGATGCAGAACAAGCTGTGGGTGAAGGATGAGAAGCTGAAACAGCTCAAGGCTATCGTGACGGAGAGCAAGACGGACAGCCGGCCGGATCAGCCCCAGCGGCCTTCCAGAGAGAAGGATCGAGTGCCTGCCAAGAGATCAGCCTCGCCCTCACCCGTGCCC ACTGGGCCTCCGGTTCGACCTATGCACAGGCGCTCGCACTCGGCTGGAGCCGAGAGATGGGTTGATCACAAACCCTCCACTAATGTGGAGCTGGACACGGTTATGCAGCCCAGTGTAGCCAACGCCATCAAAGTGAGTGCTCCCAGCGAGAAGGCCCTGGCCAAGTGTGACAAGTACATGCTGACACACCAAGAGATGGCCTCAGATGGAGAGATTCAGACCAAACTCATCAAG GGTGAAGTTTTCAAAACTAGAGGTGGAGGACAGTCAGTTCAGTTCACTGATATTGAAACACTAAAACAAGAGAACCCTCTTGGCCCAAG TCGTAAGAGGACATCATCAGAGACTGGACCAAACCAGGAAGAGTGCAAGGATGGGTCCTGGACTGATGTAGAGACCAGG TGTGCTGTGGCTGTGGAGATGAGGGCTGGCTCAAACTTGGGGCCTGGTTATCAAAATCATGGCTACTCAAA ACGTAGAAAACCTTAA
- the kif23 gene encoding kinesin-like protein KIF23 isoform X2, whose amino-acid sequence MIRKGKTPRRPPPKKPSNNQKDPVGVYCRVRPLGAEDGECCVEVISSTTIQLHAPDGLKANRNGEFKETQYSFKKVFGIKTTQCELFEDVAKPLADDLIHGKNGLLFTYGVTGSGKTYTMTGSPGQGGLLPRSLDMIFNSIGPFQAKRFVFKPDDKNGMEVQNQVDALLERQKRESQQSVPKTPSSRQRVDPEFADMINPDEACKADDVDEDSSYSVFVSYIEIYNNYIYDLLEEAPMDLIKPKWNGAGTPLRHNTEFIPPQSKILREDQNHNMYVAGCTEVEVKSTEEAFEVFWRGQKKRRIANTQLNRESSRSHSVFIIKLAQAPLDADGDNVLQDKNQVNVSQLCLVDLAGSERTSRTRAEGSRLREAGNINQSLMTLRTCIEVLRENQMCGTNKMVPYRDSKVTHLFKNYFDGEGKVRMVVCVNPKTDDYEETMLVMRFAEMTQEVEVARPVDRPICGFAAGRRQRNQAFKEELSRRLEERGGPVDGEPPAALNQLLQSFPPLPASELSDPNDDHTIPRLIEALEKRHRIRQMVTEDYNKAANMLKSMLQDLDGNLMSKENFIQDQRGRLGEKDKMIQNQKNEIDRLEKKSKMLEYKIDILQKTTNIYEEDKRALQHELESRDHRLQREVSEKKRMEVRMHGLVTDEKLRWQKECERRVNAKELEMQNKLWVKDEKLKQLKAIVTESKTDSRPDQPQRPSREKDRVPAKRSASPSPVPKSFTCQAPVWPLPQALRPAPLSLSTSSMSVASCISEWEQRVPQTDRQGSPSPPHGRSRAQGPPSSLSRRRGRCWARDCEVPVQPADVGLEEVGYRTGPPVRPMHRRSHSAGAERWVDHKPSTNVELDTVMQPSVANAIKVSAPSEKALAKCDKYMLTHQEMASDGEIQTKLIKGEVFKTRGGGQSVQFTDIETLKQENPLGPSRKRTSSETGPNQEECKDGSWTDVETRCAVAVEMRAGSNLGPGYQNHGYSKRRKP is encoded by the exons ATGATAAG GAAGGGAAAGACCCCACGCCGACCTCCCCCTAAAAAACCATCGAACAATCAAAAAGATCCTGTCGGG GTTTACTGCCGTGTGCGCCCACTAGGTGCAGAAGATGGAGAATGCTGTGTTGAGGTGATAAGTAGTACTACCATCCAGTTGCATGCGCCCGATGGGCTCAAAGCCAACAGAAATGGCGAATTCAAAGAG ACTCAATATTCCTTCAAGAAAGTATTTGGAATTAAAACAACACAGTGTGAATTGTTTGAAGACGTTGCAAAACCCCTTGCCGATGACCTAATTCATGGAAAAAATG GTCTTCTCTTCACTTATGGTGTGACTGGGAGTGGGAAAACCTACACAATGACTGGTTCCCCAGGCCAAGGTGGACTTCTCCCACGCTCACTAGATATGATTTTCAACAGCATTGGACCTTTTCAGGCCAAAAGATTT GTTTTTAAACCAGATGATAAAAATGGTATGGAAGTGCAAAATCAAGTAGATGCTCTTTTGGAGCGACAGAAACGAGAGTCTCAACAATCTGTACCAAAAACTCCCTCTTCCAG GCAAAGAGTGGACCCAGAGTTTGCTGATATGATTAACCCAGATGAAGCTTGTAAGGCTGATGATGTGGATGAGGACAGCAGTTACAGCGTGTTTGTCTCCTATATTGAGATTTACAATAACTACATCTATGATCTGCTAGAAGAGGCGCCAATGGACCTCATAAAGCCAAA GTGGAATGGTGCAGGGACACCTCTGCGACACAACACTGAGTTCAT ACCACCACAATCTAAAATTTTGCGGGAAGATCAAAACCACAATATGTATGTGGCTGGATGCACTGAGGTGGAAGTCAAGTCAACTGAGGAAGCATTTGAAGTCTTTTGGCGAG GTCAGAAGAAGCGCCGGATTGCAAACACACAGCTGAATCGAGAGTCTAGCAGATCACACAGTGTCTTCATCATCAAACTCGCCCAGGCACCACTGGATGCAGACGGAGACAATGTTCTGCAG GATAAGAACCAGGTGAATGTGAGCCAGCTGTGTCTGGTGGATCTGGCTGGCAGTGAGCGCACAAGTAGAACTCGTGCAGAGGGTAGCCGCCTTCGGGAAGCAG GCAATATCAATCAGTCTCTAATGACTCTCCGCACGTGTATTGAAGTTCTGAGAGAGAATCAGATGTGTGGCACTAATAAG ATGGTCCCCTACAGAGACTCTAAAGTTACCCACCTGTTCAAAAACTATTTTGATGGAGAAGGCAAAGTCAGAATGGTGGTTTGTGTCAACCCCAAGACTGATGATTACGAAGAAACTATG CTGGTGATGCGGTTTGCTGAGATGACtcaggaggtggaggtggcTCGGCCTGTCGATCGGCCCATCTGTGGCTTCGCTGCGGGCCGCAGACAGCGGAACCAGGCCTTCAAGGAGGAGCTGTCTCGTCGGCTAGAGGAACGTGGAGGTCCAGTAGATGGAG AGCCTCCTGCAGCCCTAAACCAGCTGCTGCAGAGCTTTCCTCCATTGCCTGCCAGTGAGCTCTCTGACCCCAATGATGATCACACAATTCCTAGGCTCATAGAGGCTCTGGAAAAGAGGCATAGGATACGGCAGATGGTGACTGAGGATTACAACAAAGCTG CCAACATGCTCAAGTCTATGCTCCAAGATCTGGATGGCAACCTCATGTCCAAAGAAAACTTCATCCAAGATCAGCGAGGCCGACTGGgtgagaaagacaaaatgaTCCAGAACCAGAAGAACGAGATTGATCGGCTAGAGAAGAAATCCAAGATGCTGGAGTACAAG ATCGACATCCTGCAGAAGACTACCAACATCTATGAGGAGGACAAGAGAGCACTGCAGCATGAGCTGGAGAGCAGAGACCACAGGCTGCAGCGTGAGGTCTCTGAGAAGAAGCGCATGGAGGTGCGCATGCACGGCCTAGTTACTGACGAGAAGCTCAGGTGGcagaaggagtgt GAGAGGCGTGTAAATGCCAAGGAACTGGAGATGCAGAACAAGCTGTGGGTGAAGGATGAGAAGCTGAAACAGCTCAAGGCTATCGTGACGGAGAGCAAGACGGACAGCCGGCCGGATCAGCCCCAGCGGCCTTCCAGAGAGAAGGATCGAGTGCCTGCCAAGAGATCAGCCTCGCCCTCACCCGTGCCC AAATCTTTTACTTG CCAGGCTCCAGTATGGCCCCTCCCTCAGGCACTCAGGCCAGCCCCCCTCTCCCTCAGCACCAGCAGCATGTCTGTGGCCTCCTGCATCTCCGAGTGGGAGCAGCGGGTGccgcagacagacaggcagggcagcccctcccctccccatgGTAGGAGCAGAGCTCAGGGCCCCCCCAGCAGTCTTAGTAGGAGGAGAGGCAGGTGTTGGGCCAGAGACTGCGAGGTACCCGTCCAGCCAGCAGATGTAGGCCTAGAAGAGGTTGGTTACAGG ACTGGGCCTCCGGTTCGACCTATGCACAGGCGCTCGCACTCGGCTGGAGCCGAGAGATGGGTTGATCACAAACCCTCCACTAATGTGGAGCTGGACACGGTTATGCAGCCCAGTGTAGCCAACGCCATCAAAGTGAGTGCTCCCAGCGAGAAGGCCCTGGCCAAGTGTGACAAGTACATGCTGACACACCAAGAGATGGCCTCAGATGGAGAGATTCAGACCAAACTCATCAAG GGTGAAGTTTTCAAAACTAGAGGTGGAGGACAGTCAGTTCAGTTCACTGATATTGAAACACTAAAACAAGAGAACCCTCTTGGCCCAAG TCGTAAGAGGACATCATCAGAGACTGGACCAAACCAGGAAGAGTGCAAGGATGGGTCCTGGACTGATGTAGAGACCAGG TGTGCTGTGGCTGTGGAGATGAGGGCTGGCTCAAACTTGGGGCCTGGTTATCAAAATCATGGCTACTCAAA ACGTAGAAAACCTTAA